GTCAGCTGGCGAGGGTGATCCGGAGGTTGGTTCCCTCTCCGGCCACGCTCTGGATGGCGAGTTGCCCGCCAATGGCCTGGACCCGCTCACGGATGTTGCGCATGCCCTGGCCGCTCGGGGGGGCCGCGGGATCAAAGCCCCGACCATCGTCGTCGATCTGCAACACCGCCCCCCCGTCCTCACGGTGCAGGCTGACCCGACAGGTGGCTGCCCCAGCGTGCCGTCCCACGTTAGAGAGCGCCTCGCGAGTGAGCTGGACCAGGTCCGCCGCTCGGGCGGCCAGCTCGGCGGCGAGCGACGCGTCGATGTCCACGACCGTCGTCACCCCAGTCTTCTGCTCGAAGTCGCGCGCCAGGTCCTGGAGGGCTTGCTCCAGCTGACGGTCCGCGAGCAAGCCCGGCCGTAAGCCGAAGATGTAGTTACGCAGATCTCGGATCGCCCGATCGATCTCGCCCACCGCGGACTCGACACGCGCTTCGACTTCGGGGTTTCCACTCCGGCTGGCGGTCGCCTGCAACCCCATCCCGACCGCGAAGAGCGACTGGATGACGCCGTCGTGGAGCTCGCGAGCAATCCGCTCCCGCTCGTCGAAGACGGCCAGGCGCCGCAGCTCGCCCTGCACCCGCGCGTACTCAAGGGCGACCGACGCCTGGTTGGCAAAGGTCTCGACGAGCCGGACGTCCTCGTCATCGAAGGCGAGGCCGCCAAGCGAATTCGCGACCGCCAGGGTCCCGAATGCCTTCCCCTGCACGATCAGCGGCACCACGATCATGGGCCCCATCCGGCCGAGGGCGATCACCGGCTGGTACGCCCGTGGATCGCGCGAGGCGTCGGCCAGGACGGTCGTCTGCCCGTTACGCATCACGTCGCCAGACACGGAGCCCTCCAGCGGCACCGGCTGGCCGCGCAACTGCTGAGCGCGCGCGCCGACCGCGATCTTCACCACGAATCCGGCGTCCTGTTGGTTGAGTTCCCGGGCAACGATGGTCGTCGTGCTGGCGCCCACCAGTTCCCGCGCATGCCGCGCCACCATCTGCAGGACGACGTCGAGCTCCTTCCCCGCCAGGATGGCGGTGCTGATCTCTTGGACCGCTGCCATCCAGCGCTCCCGGCGGCGGGTTTCCTCGTACAGGTTCGCGTTCTCGATCGCCACGCCCGCCTGCGTTGCCAGCACCAGCAGGGCGGCCTCGTCCTCGGCATCGAATTCGGAACCGCCCTGCTTCTCGGTGAGGTAGATGTTCCCGAACACCGTCCCGCGAGCCTTTACGGGAGCGCCCAGGAAGGAGGACATCGGCGGATGATTCGGAGGGAAGCCCACGGAGCGGGGGTCGTCGGCAATTCGCGGGAGCCGAAGGGGCACGGCCTCACGAATCAGGACGCCTAGGATCCCTTTGCCCACCGGGAGGGGGCCGATGGCGCGGCGTTCCTCTGGCGTGATGCCCGTGGTGATGAAGTCTTTGATCCGGCTGTCAGGGCCGAGCACACCAAGCGCGCCGTATCGGGCCCGCGTTAGCTTCACCGCCAGCTCCACGATCCGCTGCAGCACCACCGGGAGCGACAGATCCGAGGATAGGGCCAGAGCCGACTCGAGAAGCTCGTCCCTGTCCTTCCCTGAGATCATGAGTGCGTCCATCCCCTCCCGAACTGTGACTGGACGCGCCGGGGGCCCGTCGCATTCAGGACCTTTAGCCCGAGTCCCACCAACGCGGTCCGCGCAGACTCATTGTATGGACTTGTTTGTGCGCTACTTCGTCGAGCTTCCGCTTCCCGTTGCTGCCGTCGATCACGGCCTCGACCGCATTCCCCGCGAGTGGCTGGTGGGCATGGCCACCGTGGCTCATGTGCGCGCCGAGAGCCTGCTGCTGGAGGCCGGCATCGATCTCAACGCCCGGATTGGCGGAAGCGTGGTGGACCTAGCCATGGCTGCACCCGTTCGCGCCGGCTCGACGACCCGCCGGCCGATGACATGGTCCGCTGTCGGTGCTGGTTGCATCTTCCCGATCCTCCGCGGCGACCTTGAGGTCGGAAGCCTTGGTCACCAGAGCGCGCAGCTGGCCGTCTCTGGCGGCTACCACCCACCCTGCGACAACCTGCCGGCTGAGGATCGGGGCACCGCACTCCGTGCGGGCGAGGCCGCGCTGAAAGAGTTCCTCGATCGGCTAGCATTGGCCGTCACGGTTCTGACTCGTGAAGCTCCGATCGGGCCGCCCGCCTTAGCCGTCGCGCGGCGCTAAAGCCCGGCCGGTTCACTCCGGCACCTTAGTTCAAGCCGATGCTGCGTCGCGGTGATTGGAACAATCGTCCCGCGATCCGCGGGCCATCCAGGCCTCCGGCAAACCTTAAGGGCAGTCCCTATGGTGAGCGCAGGCAGATGCAGCTGACCCAGATGCACATACCTGGTTCGTCGCCGTCGACAGACGTGGAAGCCTGGCGGGGAATGGACCTTGCCGGGTCTGGTGCCTCGACCAGTGAGGCCGTCCTCGCCGCCCTCGGCACATCCCCTGAGGGGCTCAGCGACGCTGAGGCGGCCCGCCGGCTCAAAGAAATCGGCCCGAACGCGATCGAGAGCCATGGCGTGCGTCCGGTGGTGGTGTTCCTGCGCCAGTTGCAGAACCCGCTGCTGATTCTGCTGGGAGTGGCCACTGCCACCGCCTTCTTCTTTGGCGAGCGCACGGATGCGTTGATCATCAGCGTGATCCTCGCGCTCAGTATCGGGCTTGGCTTCTTCAACGAATATCGTTCAGAGCGGGCGCTCGCCGCCCTCCATGCGCGGATCCGGCACCAGGCAATGGCCGTGCGCGGCGGCAAGCTGACCCAGGTGGACGTGACCCAGCTTGTGCCGGGTGATGTCGTCCTGCTCGATGTTGGCGACGTGGTTGCCGCCGACCTGCGCCTGCTCGAGGTCCACGCGCTGGAGTGCGATGAGGCTGTCCTGACCGGGGAGTCGATGACGGCAGCAAAGACAGCCCAGAAGGTGGCGCCGGGAGCCTCCTCGCTGAAACTGCCCTCCTGCGCCTTTATGGGAACGGTGGTCCGCGCGGGGACCGGCCGCGCCGTGGTGGTGCGCACGGGCGCGACGACGACCTTCGGCCGGATCGCAACCCAGCTCGCCCGGCGTCCCGCGGAGACCGCGTTCCAGCTCGGGCTGCGCGACTTCTCGCTCCTCCTGGTGCGGGTCACCGCTGTCCTGACCATCTCGATCTTCGTCCTGAATGCCCTTCTGGGCCGGTCCCTGTTAGAGGCGGCGCTCTTCTCGCTGGCGGTCGCGGTCGGGCTCACGCCCCAGTTGCTTCCCGCCATCGTGACGATCAGCCTCTCCCTCGGCGCCCGGCGCCTGGCGGCGCGATCCGTCCTGGTCAAGCGCCTGGTCAGCATCGAGGACCTTGGCAACATCGAGGTGCTCTTCACCGACAAGACGGGCACGTTGACCGAGGGGCGCATTACCTTTGAGGCCGCGGTGGATCTGCACGGCCAGCCCTCTACCGAGGCGCTGACCCTGGGGTTGGTCTGTAACTCCGCCGCCGTCGAGGATGGCCGGCCAGTGGGAGGCAACCCGCTGGACCGGGCGCTCTGGGAAGGCGCGGGAGACCTCGCACCCGCGGCACTGGCCTTCCGGCGTCTGGCCGAAGCGCCCTTCGACTACGACCGCAAGCTGATGTCGGTGCTGGTCGAGGACAAGGATGGGTACCGGCGCGTGGTCACCAAGGGCGCGCCGGAGGCTGTCTTGGCCCGTTGCGCTTTAGTCCCCGAGGCCACCCGTGAGACCCTCGACAGGCAGTTTGCGGCTGGCTTCCGAGTGGTGGCCGTGGCCAGCAAGCAGGCCGATGGGCTCACGGAGCTCCATCCGGAGGACGAACGGGACCTGAGCCTGGACGGCATGCTCACCTTCATCGACCCGCTCAAGCCGGATGCGGGGCGTTCCCTCGGCCGGCTCGCCCGGCTTGGTGTCACGGTCAAGATCGTGACCGGCGACAACGACCGAGTGGCCCGCAAGGCCTGCACCGACCTCGGCATTCCGGTGTCAGGGGTCCTGACCGGTGCCCAGCTTGACGCGCTGCCAGACTCCAGCCTCCAGGCGGCGCTCCCCCAGACCACGATCTTTGCCCGCGTCACGCCCGAACAGAAGTCGCGGATCATCCGGCTGCAGCGCGCCAGCGGCACGGATGTCGGCTTCCTCGGCGACGGCGTCAACGACGCCGTCGCCCTGCACGATGCCGACGTGGGGATCTCGGTCGAGTCGGCGACCGATGTCGCCAAGGACGCCGCTGACATCGTGCTCCTGGAAAAGGACCTCGACATCCTGGCGGATGGCGTTGCAGAGGGGCGGAGGATCTTCTCGAACACGATCAAGTACGTGCTGATGGGCACTTCGTCCAACTTCGGCAATATGTTCAGCGCGGCCGGTGCCTCCCTGGTGCTGCCGTTTCTGCCGATGACGCCGACCCAGATTCTGCTCAACAACCTTCTTTATGACGTAAGCGAGATGACCATTCCGACCGATCGGGTGGATGAGGAGCTTCTGCAGCGACCCGCCCACTGGGACATGGCGTTCATCCGCCGCTTCATGCTCTTCTTCGGACCGATCAGCTCCGTCTTCGACTTTCTGACCTTCGGCGTGATGCTCTGGGTCTTCCATGCCACCCATAGCCTGTTCCAGACTGGATGGTTCGTAGAATCGTTGGCCACCCAGACGCTAGTGATCTTCATCATCCGGACACGCCGGGTACCCTTCCTGCGCAGTGCCCCCAGCACGCCGCTGCTTGTCACCAGCCTCGCTAGTGTGGCGGTCGGCGCCCTCGTGCCGTTCAGTCCGCTGGCTTCGCTGTTTGGGTTTACGAGGTTGCCGGCCGGGTTTTTCGGGATCCTGGTTGCCATGATCGTCACCTATCTGCTGCTCGCGGAGCTCGGCAAGACCCTGTTCTTCCGTCCGGAGCGCGGCGTCCGTCCTCTGGCTCATGAAATCCCGCCGCACCACCGGTGGCTACTCAGGCGAGGGACCCGGTGGAGCGTCCGTCATCGGGATCCATCGAGCCGCCGGCCTCAGTCAACGGCGGCTCCAGCCGAACGGGCTTAGGCCGGCCTTCGTCGAGTTGGTCCGCTATCCACGGGACCTTCGGCCCTGTCAGTGCGGTCCCAGAATGGCATGCTGGGGCACGGATGAAGGTCGAAACCATCTTCAGGCCCGGAGTGGTCAGCGCCCACGTCGACGAGAATTTGAAGAGCGCCGCGACGCGGATGCGCGCGGAGGACATCAGCGCCCTTGCCGTGGTGGAAGCTGGTTCGCTGGTTGGCATCCTGACCGAGCGTGACCTAGTGCAGGCGATCGCAGACGGCGCCGACCCCGAAGTCACCCCGGTAGCCTCCTACGCCAGCTTTCGGCCGGCTGCGGCGGAGCCCGACGAGGATATCCGGGACGTGGCCGCCCGGATGCTAGAGCTTGGAGTTCGTCACCTGCCCGTCGTGAGGGGAACCGACATCCTGGGCATGATCTCGGCGCGTGACCTCCTCGCCCACGAAACCTGGCGGCCGCGGTCGTGAAGAGACCAGCGGGTAGTGCGAATCAGTGAGGCGACCCGGGTCAGGTGCCGGGATCCTTGGTATGACGGGCGAGGTAGGCGGCCGCCTCGGCGCGACGGGCGACCTCGAGCTTCGACAGAATGCTGGTCACGTAGTTTTTCACCGTCTTCTCGGCGAGGTGCAGCTGCTCTCCGATCTCGCCGTTGGTCTTGCCGTCGGCGATCAGCGCAAGGATCCGTTCCTCCTGGCCTGACAGGCGGGCGAGGCGTTCGTCCTTGAGCAGGTGCTTGCCCTTTCGCAGCCGATCCAGGACGCCCTTGGTGACGGCCGGGTCGAGCAGGCTCTCCCCGCGGCCCACGGTACGGATGGCGCGGACCAGGTCTGGCCCATGGATCTGCTTGAGCACATACCCGGCGGCCCCGGCCATGATCGAGGCGAACAGGGCATCGTCGTCGGCATAAGTGGTTAGCATTAGCACCTGCGTCTTCGGCAGTTTCGCGCGGATCTCGCGGGTAGCCTCGATGCCGCTGCCATCCGGCAGCCGGATATCCATGATGACGACGTCCGGCCGAGCCCACTCCACTCGGGCGATGGCGTCCTTGACTGTGGCGGCCTCCCCCGCGACCGTGATGTCTGATTCCGCCTCCAGCAGCGACTTGATGCCGTTCCGCACGACCTCGTGGTCGTCGACCAGGACCACTCGTAAGGGCATGGTGCTCATCTGGTGCTATGTTCGCAAAAAGGGAAGTTCGAGCATCACCGGGCGGCCAACAAGCTCAGCTAAGGGAGATTCGATGAATCAGACGAGTGCTGGGAAGTCGAGGCTCTACGAGCGCATCGTGCTGGCGGTGGATGCCGCTTCGCACCAGGCCGCGGCCGCGGCCATCCAGCTCGCACGCGGCTCGGATGCCGGGGTTCTGGTCCTGCACGTTCCTGAGGGTGGAGACGCGCCGACAAACATGCACCGCTGTCAGGAATTCGTCGATGGAGTCGTCTGGGAGCTCAAGCAAGCCGGCGTGCATGCCCGCGGTGAGGTGCGAGGGACGAATCCCGCGGCGGAGATCCTTCGCTGCGCCGTGGAAGAGAAAGCCGATCTGATCGTCATGGCCTCGCGGGGCCTGTCCGATCTGGAAGGCCTCCTCCTCGGCAGCGCGACGCATAAGGTGCTACAGCTGGCGAAGATCCCGGTGCTGGTCGTGCGCTGAACCGGGTTTGAGTGCTCCCGGATCGCGGATGGGAGAAGGCTCCACCTACCTCATAGCATGTACAGCGCGAGGGGCAGGACGCCAACGACGTGGATCGCGGCGGCGCATCCGATCGTCCACGTTTCCTCTCCCTCGGTTGTGCTACGGCACCACGGGTCGCCAACCGAAACGTGGCCCTAAACCCGCCGGGCCAAGTAGAGTCCAGGACCTACGGCCCTGCTGTGTCGACATCCAGCGCGAGACGATGGAGCGCGAGCTGATTGGCTCGGGTCGCGATCTGCGGAAGGAGGAAAGGCAATGGAAGGTTTCAGCGCCGATCTCAAGAAGGTTGCAAAGGAAAACGAGGACTTCCGACGGGTGTTGTTCACAGGCGAACACTCTCAGCTTGTGGTCATGACCCTGGAGCCCGGTGAAGACATTGGCAAGGAAGTCCACGCCGTCGACCAGATCCTCTTCGTGGTCGATGGTGCCGGCAAGGCCACTCTGGGTGGGCGTGAGCGGTCAATCGCCATGCCAAGCGCGTTGGTGACCAGCGCGGTGCTGGGCGTGGAGTCGATCGACCACCCGATCACGCGACGAGACCAGGCGTCGAGGACGACGGCGCAGTACACCTTGCCCTCCCTGGTCGGATGCTCCGTAATGTCGGTCCCAAAGCTGGTCGGGATGGTCGCGATGAAATTGCCGCTCGACGCGATCGCCGGCGGTGGCCATCCCGGGAACCCGCCGGAAGCGAGGCCGCCCCGAGATGCCTTGGATTCCCGCGCGTCGCATCAAGAACTCGACGGCCTGATGGCCGACGACGATCCCGTGGCCGAGGGTCAGATCAGCATGGACGCGTCGAATGCCGTAGGTGCCGCGGGACGCGCTGTGCGTCTGGCGGATCAGTTCGGTGAGCCACGCGTGACGGATGAAGCGCGCTGAGGGGCGCCCGCGAGCGTCTGGCGTAATAGCCCGACTCGGACACCGCGAGCACGCGACAGGCGAGCTGCACCGCCAGGCCTTCCGCGGCCCATCACTTCGACGGCCGCGAACCGGCTTTTGGGCTTGTGGTCCCTTTGAGTAGCTCCGCCGCTTTGCGGTGGATGGCAAGCTCGGCTTCCAGCTCTCGGATGTGCCGGCGGGCGGCCACCAGCTCGGCCCGCTCCCCCGACGTCAGTCCAGCCTCGAGCCCCTGGTCGATGCGCTCCTGGCGGCGCCAGCCATACACCGTCTGATCGCTGATGCCGAGGTCGCGGGCGATATCAGCGACCCTTCGGCCGGCAGCGACCAAGTCAAGAACCCTTTGGCGAAACTCCCCCGGGTAGCCCCTGCGTCCCATGCTGTCCTCCTGGTTGGACAGCAGCATGTCATTCCACTAATCCGACTCCACCAAACCCAGGGCGCACTAATTCGAACCCCCGAAGGCTTGCACCTTAGTGGTTTTCAACTCGTACTTTTCCGTTCGCCAACGTTCGCCAACGTTCGCCCTGTACATGAGCCGCTGGCCTTTCGTTCGCCAACGTTCGCCAAGGTTCGCCACAGTTCGCCGCGGTTGCCGTCACGGTTGCCGTCAATGCGCCAGGTTCGTATGGTGCACCTACCGGTTGGTATGCGCCTGCCAGCCCTTGGACTTCAACCCCAGCCGGTCGCGGAGCCGCCCCAGCAAGCCATGCCGTTGCCTGACCCGACTTTGCACAGGCGGCGACTGCCAATGCCCGCTTACGGCCGAATCCTCTTGGAGAACTTCGTTGCAAAGTGCGATGCACTGATCGCAGATGTAGACGCCCGGACCGGCAACCAGCTTGCGGACCTGCGACTGATCCTTGCCGCAGAACGAGCAACGAGTATGCCGGCGGTGAGCCTTATCGCCCATGGGCCAAGTATGAGCCAAACGTGGTTGGCACTCGACTCAACTGGCAGGCAATCAACGCACTTAACCAGCTGCGGATGTCCCTTCGTGGTGATCGGCTTCATCTCTGTGCGGGCTGGCATGAGCAAGCGTGCCCCACCGCGGATCGTACGGCAGCCGACGCCGGGACCTCGGGAGCAATGGCCCTGATTCGACGGGACCTTGGGCACTGCCTGGTTCAGGCGGCCGCGATGATCATGGCCGCATGGCGCTTTCTGTCGGTCGCACCGAAGGTGCGCTGGCACGCGCCAACGCGGAGATTCGGCGGACGGCACCCGGCAAGGAAGATCCGCGGCCGGCCCGACGGGCGCTCAGCCTGGCCGACCAATTGCTGGGCAAGCTCGAGGAGCTGCTGCTAAACGATTACGCCGATGTGCCGTCCTCGTGCCTGGCTAGTGCCAGGGCCGTAAGTAGCGCAGCTATCCACGCCGGCGTGCGCGACCCGCGGCTCGAAACCGAGGCCGGGGTCATCAGGCTGATGGCGGACGTCTACGACTTGGAGGAGCTTCTCCTCCGCCGCCTGCGCGTCCGGACGTTTCGCATCGACGGCCGGGCGCTCGCACAAGGCCGACGTGAACACCATCACGCTCCCTCGGCATCATTGCGGCGGCAAAGCGACCGCTCCTAGCGGGGCGTCGCCTTCGTGTCGGCGTAGTAGCGTCGCCAGATCAATCGATAGATCGGGATCCAGCGGGGGATATCGCGCAATCCGGGGATGAAGGGCACCAGCACCAGCAGCGTCGTCAGCAGCACCATGACCAGTACGACAAGCGTGTTCAGCCAGAGCCAGGCCTGGCCGTTCTTCCGCAGCCCGCCGGCCGCGCGCTCGCCGTCACCAGCCTGGCGTGCGTGATCGTCGGCGCGATCATGCCGTTCACTCCGGCCGCAGCCCTCTTCGGCTTTCGCCCGCTGCCGGTCGTGTTCTTCGCCATCCTCGCCGCCATGGTCGTGACCTACCTGGCGCTGGTGGAGCTCGCAAAAGCCATCTTCTTCGCTCGCTGGCGCGGAGTCCTTTCCGCCGCGGCCCTTGCCGATCGATGGCAGCGTCGAATTTCGAGAGTCCGCACTCGCTGGAGCGCGGCGCAGTGACGGCGTTCGGTACAGATGGCCCGGCGACGGGGGGACCATCGGCCCTCCCGATCTTCCTGGTCCGGACGCATGCTCGAATTGACGGAGAGGATGGCAATGACGAGACCGGCCCCAAAAACAGACCGCCTCGTACTCCTGGTTGAACCACACGCCGGAGAGCGCGAACAGTTCGGGTCCTGGCTCGAGGCGGCCGGCTACGGCGTGATCAATTGCCCCGGGCCGCCCGGCGCCGGGATGGTTTGCCTCGGGCAGCGCGGACGCGCCTGCGGACTGGTGGAGATCGCGGATGTTCTGGTCCTTGACCTTCGCGTGGTTCGAGACGCCGCCAGCGAGCGAACCCCGGGCCGCCGCCTGATCCACTACTACCTCTCATCAGGGAAACCGGTGATGCTCCTGGGAGACACTGCCCAGCTCGGTACGCGTTACCGTGACGACCAGGTCGCCCTGCTGCCACGTCAGGCCAAAGTCAGCCGCAGGACGTTCATCAAGACGATCCGGCGCCTGGAGGCGATCGCATGACGCTCGAGGGTGCCGAGGCAATTCGTCGGGAACGCTGGGTGGAGAGCTACCGGCTCGCCCATCGTGGCGCCGACCGCTGGGCGAATCGCTCGAGTGGTATCCGCCACAGCACCGAGACACAGGAGCGCATCTTCCGGATGGCCGAACGGCTCCGCAAGCGTGGGGTCTGGCCGATTGCCGCGCCGTTCTTCCCGGTGCTGAAAGCGGTCGACGACGCTGCCAGCTGCGAGACCGGTCCCAACGACGCACCGACTCCGACGTCCGCCGCGGCCGCCGGATTAGTCGGCTACAAGATCCTGTTCGGCAAGCTGCCACCTGTTCGTGGCCACGACTGGCCCGAAGGAGTCGACCTAACCGACGAAACCGAGTCGGAGCTTGCCACCTTCGGTCTGCGCATGGGCGGCTTCGACCCTATCGTCTTTGACGGCACGGACCCCGCAGCCTACGTCTGGGCGCTCTTCGAGATGGGCGAGCGCCAGCCGGTCTGCGATGAGCTGGTCCGCCGCCACGATCATCGGGCATGTCCCCCGCGCGGCCTGGCCGTGGTCTCGACACCGGTCCGGCCCAAGACGCATACACCCGTCCCGCTGCCTCGTTCGCCGCAGCCGGCCGGGGTTGGGAGGTAGGGCTGCATGTGGGTGCGCTCAGTCGCCACGGTGCCATCCCCCTCCGACGGACTCGTCGAAGCGCTGGAGCGCCTGACTCCTGACACGCTTGCCGGCCTTGCTCAGGCGGCGTCCCGCGACGGCTGCCATCTCAGCGCCCATCTTGGGCGTCCCGTCCGGCGCGATGAGATC
This genomic stretch from Candidatus Dormiibacterota bacterium harbors:
- a CDS encoding GAF domain-containing protein → MISGKDRDELLESALALSSDLSLPVVLQRIVELAVKLTRARYGALGVLGPDSRIKDFITTGITPEERRAIGPLPVGKGILGVLIREAVPLRLPRIADDPRSVGFPPNHPPMSSFLGAPVKARGTVFGNIYLTEKQGGSEFDAEDEAALLVLATQAGVAIENANLYEETRRRERWMAAVQEISTAILAGKELDVVLQMVARHARELVGASTTTIVARELNQQDAGFVVKIAVGARAQQLRGQPVPLEGSVSGDVMRNGQTTVLADASRDPRAYQPVIALGRMGPMIVVPLIVQGKAFGTLAVANSLGGLAFDDEDVRLVETFANQASVALEYARVQGELRRLAVFDERERIARELHDGVIQSLFAVGMGLQATASRSGNPEVEARVESAVGEIDRAIRDLRNYIFGLRPGLLADRQLEQALQDLARDFEQKTGVTTVVDIDASLAAELAARAADLVQLTREALSNVGRHAGAATCRVSLHREDGGAVLQIDDDGRGFDPAAPPSGQGMRNIRERVQAIGGQLAIQSVAGEGTNLRITLAS
- the mgtA gene encoding magnesium-translocating P-type ATPase, encoding MQLTQMHIPGSSPSTDVEAWRGMDLAGSGASTSEAVLAALGTSPEGLSDAEAARRLKEIGPNAIESHGVRPVVVFLRQLQNPLLILLGVATATAFFFGERTDALIISVILALSIGLGFFNEYRSERALAALHARIRHQAMAVRGGKLTQVDVTQLVPGDVVLLDVGDVVAADLRLLEVHALECDEAVLTGESMTAAKTAQKVAPGASSLKLPSCAFMGTVVRAGTGRAVVVRTGATTTFGRIATQLARRPAETAFQLGLRDFSLLLVRVTAVLTISIFVLNALLGRSLLEAALFSLAVAVGLTPQLLPAIVTISLSLGARRLAARSVLVKRLVSIEDLGNIEVLFTDKTGTLTEGRITFEAAVDLHGQPSTEALTLGLVCNSAAVEDGRPVGGNPLDRALWEGAGDLAPAALAFRRLAEAPFDYDRKLMSVLVEDKDGYRRVVTKGAPEAVLARCALVPEATRETLDRQFAAGFRVVAVASKQADGLTELHPEDERDLSLDGMLTFIDPLKPDAGRSLGRLARLGVTVKIVTGDNDRVARKACTDLGIPVSGVLTGAQLDALPDSSLQAALPQTTIFARVTPEQKSRIIRLQRASGTDVGFLGDGVNDAVALHDADVGISVESATDVAKDAADIVLLEKDLDILADGVAEGRRIFSNTIKYVLMGTSSNFGNMFSAAGASLVLPFLPMTPTQILLNNLLYDVSEMTIPTDRVDEELLQRPAHWDMAFIRRFMLFFGPISSVFDFLTFGVMLWVFHATHSLFQTGWFVESLATQTLVIFIIRTRRVPFLRSAPSTPLLVTSLASVAVGALVPFSPLASLFGFTRLPAGFFGILVAMIVTYLLLAELGKTLFFRPERGVRPLAHEIPPHHRWLLRRGTRWSVRHRDPSSRRPQSTAAPAERA
- a CDS encoding CBS domain-containing protein, which gives rise to MKVETIFRPGVVSAHVDENLKSAATRMRAEDISALAVVEAGSLVGILTERDLVQAIADGADPEVTPVASYASFRPAAAEPDEDIRDVAARMLELGVRHLPVVRGTDILGMISARDLLAHETWRPRS
- a CDS encoding response regulator transcription factor, which codes for MSTMPLRVVLVDDHEVVRNGIKSLLEAESDITVAGEAATVKDAIARVEWARPDVVIMDIRLPDGSGIEATREIRAKLPKTQVLMLTTYADDDALFASIMAGAAGYVLKQIHGPDLVRAIRTVGRGESLLDPAVTKGVLDRLRKGKHLLKDERLARLSGQEERILALIADGKTNGEIGEQLHLAEKTVKNYVTSILSKLEVARRAEAAAYLARHTKDPGT
- a CDS encoding universal stress protein, encoding MNQTSAGKSRLYERIVLAVDAASHQAAAAAIQLARGSDAGVLVLHVPEGGDAPTNMHRCQEFVDGVVWELKQAGVHARGEVRGTNPAAEILRCAVEEKADLIVMASRGLSDLEGLLLGSATHKVLQLAKIPVLVVR
- a CDS encoding transposase translates to MLLSNQEDSMGRRGYPGEFRQRVLDLVAAGRRVADIARDLGISDQTVYGWRRQERIDQGLEAGLTSGERAELVAARRHIRELEAELAIHRKAAELLKGTTSPKAGSRPSK